The following coding sequences lie in one Methanomicrobia archaeon genomic window:
- a CDS encoding divalent-cation tolerance protein CutA produces the protein MKHEFCVLFCTASEEESDKIAKTLVEERLAACVNVTGVNSYYRLEGEVCEDNEALLIIKTEKSMINKIIKRIKEVHSYDVPEIIALPIIAGYEKYLEWVEESVG, from the coding sequence ATGAAGCACGAGTTTTGCGTGCTGTTCTGCACGGCGAGCGAGGAGGAATCCGATAAGATAGCGAAGACGCTGGTCGAGGAACGGTTAGCTGCGTGTGTGAATGTTACCGGGGTGAACTCGTATTACCGGTTGGAAGGTGAGGTTTGCGAGGATAACGAGGCGTTACTGATAATAAAGACCGAGAAGAGTATGATCAATAAGATTATCAAAAGGATAAAGGAAGTGCACAGCTACGACGTGCCGGAGATTATCGCACTGCCGATTATCGCCGGGTATGAGAAGTATCTGGAATGGGTAGAGGAGTCGGTAGGGTGA
- a CDS encoding DUF2284 domain-containing protein: MKMELNTLLDELKHIHSDFKLIATDTIEVEEWVRWKCRYGCKAYGKHLNCPPYVPSVEEAKRLIQCYEKAILARFDAHPNRDVQPSHIHHFLWDAIKELYDTMFELERNAFLSGYYKALALVGLCCAYCDDCIPERKETVLDQAPKRFCAHQQKMRPAMEACGIDVFQTARNAGYELEVLTSPYEKITFFGLLLLE; encoded by the coding sequence ATGAAAATGGAATTAAATACTCTGTTGGACGAATTGAAGCACATCCATTCGGATTTTAAACTGATCGCCACTGATACGATTGAGGTAGAAGAGTGGGTACGGTGGAAATGCCGGTATGGCTGTAAAGCGTATGGCAAGCACTTGAACTGCCCGCCGTATGTTCCTTCGGTCGAAGAGGCGAAGCGACTCATACAGTGCTACGAGAAGGCGATACTCGCACGATTTGATGCGCACCCGAACCGCGACGTGCAGCCTTCACACATCCATCATTTCCTCTGGGATGCGATAAAAGAGCTGTATGATACGATGTTCGAACTCGAGCGGAACGCCTTCCTCTCCGGCTATTACAAGGCTCTCGCACTGGTCGGACTATGCTGTGCCTACTGCGATGACTGCATACCAGAGCGGAAGGAGACCGTTTTAGATCAGGCACCGAAGCGATTCTGTGCGCACCAGCAGAAAATGAGACCGGCTATGGAGGCCTGCGGCATCGACGTGTTCCAGACGGCTCGGAATGCCGGCTATGAACTGGAAGTGCTCACCTCACCCTATGAAAAGATAACCTTCTTCGGCTTGCTCCTGTTAGAATAA
- a CDS encoding DUF1894 domain-containing protein has product MGCIELMDYKILLSRTSFKEGREYIQKNYKDVYQVEPGYKLFDVYLIGVPPIFIGTKDNYVIFPYVKPCHGTFVLKIEDEGEAKRLVKEKRVV; this is encoded by the coding sequence ATGGGCTGTATCGAATTGATGGACTATAAGATCTTGTTATCGCGCACGTCGTTCAAAGAGGGCAGAGAATATATACAGAAGAACTACAAAGACGTATACCAGGTAGAACCAGGATATAAGCTGTTTGATGTTTATTTGATCGGTGTTCCGCCTATTTTTATAGGGACCAAAGATAATTATGTTATATTTCCGTACGTGAAGCCCTGTCATGGAACGTTCGTCTTAAAGATCGAAGATGAAGGCGAGGCTAAAAGATTGGTGAAAGAGAAGCGGGTGGTGTAA
- a CDS encoding DUF1890 domain-containing protein produces MTKKALLLLGCPELPVQTGTALYLASELKEAGLEVFVAGTDAALRLLEVSDPRGCYVDAERMKNLDTCIGALAEKRLDFDLCAVFVHNDAGLSYLATIRSISKAKLFAIIFGRDAETLAGQIDFECEKLVAKAVHNPMPLKERIDATIKELR; encoded by the coding sequence ATGACTAAAAAGGCGTTGCTGTTGTTGGGCTGCCCGGAACTGCCGGTTCAAACGGGCACGGCGCTTTATCTTGCGAGCGAGCTGAAAGAGGCCGGGCTGGAAGTTTTCGTTGCGGGAACAGATGCTGCGCTTCGCCTTTTGGAAGTCTCAGACCCCCGAGGATGTTATGTAGATGCAGAGCGGATGAAAAATCTGGATACGTGCATAGGGGCGCTTGCGGAGAAGCGTTTGGACTTCGATCTGTGCGCCGTTTTCGTGCATAACGATGCCGGGTTATCGTATCTCGCTACTATCCGTAGCATATCAAAGGCGAAACTCTTCGCGATCATCTTCGGGAGGGATGCGGAAACACTCGCAGGGCAGATCGATTTCGAGTGCGAGAAGCTCGTTGCCAAAGCGGTTCATAACCCGATGCCACTGAAGGAGCGGATAGACGCAACGATAAAGGAGTTGAGATAA
- a CDS encoding TfuA-related McrA-glycine thioamidation protein, translating into MHESNVVVFLGPSLDTETAKGILDAEYKPPAARGDIFMAVKEGARIIGLIDGVFFQACAIAHREILYALENGVKVIGASSMGALRASELDLYGMEGVGAIYEQYKKGELVSDDEVALLYDPETLEPVSEPLVNIRYNLGLAEKADLISEAEAEKLLTVAKSLYYPERDYERLLATAEAELKADLTQLRVFLSERRIDLKRADAIEALKRIQEIVNEND; encoded by the coding sequence ATGCACGAAAGCAACGTAGTCGTGTTCCTGGGACCGAGTCTTGATACGGAAACCGCAAAAGGTATTCTGGATGCCGAGTACAAGCCGCCTGCAGCACGAGGCGACATTTTCATGGCGGTAAAAGAAGGTGCGCGGATTATCGGGTTGATAGATGGTGTCTTCTTTCAAGCCTGTGCGATCGCGCATCGCGAGATCCTGTACGCGTTAGAGAACGGTGTGAAAGTGATAGGAGCATCGAGTATGGGCGCTTTACGAGCTTCTGAACTTGATCTTTATGGTATGGAGGGCGTTGGAGCAATATATGAGCAATATAAGAAAGGCGAGCTGGTTTCAGACGATGAGGTCGCGTTGCTCTACGATCCCGAGACGCTCGAGCCGGTCTCCGAACCGCTCGTGAATATACGCTACAATCTTGGCCTCGCCGAGAAGGCGGATCTCATAAGCGAAGCGGAGGCGGAAAAGCTGCTGACGGTTGCCAAATCGTTGTATTATCCGGAACGGGATTATGAGCGGTTACTAGCAACTGCGGAGGCGGAACTGAAAGCGGACTTGACGCAGCTACGGGTATTTTTAAGCGAGAGAAGGATAGATTTGAAGCGAGCAGACGCGATCGAAGCGTTGAAACGGATACAGGAGATAGTGAATGAGAATGACTAA
- a CDS encoding YcaO-related McrA-glycine thioamidation protein, which translates to MKLKSCIKGYKKGTHRAVPPEETCARVDPTLPVAGVTRVADITGLDRIGIPVFSSIRPTAEGGAISVYNGKGTTAAEAKVSAMMEAVERYSAEIGDQELLVDSYAGLCEREQGRGHENVLKPRELILPDYVRDIEDVRIPWVEGYDLMNDEEIYVPANAVFHPLPARYDKVRLFRTNTNGLAGGNELEEAIFHGLAEVIERDAWSLVEITRRPGPAVDVDGGDIRVLIDKFLNAEVSVLVRDITSDIGIPTFAAVSDDIMLKDPTLLTIGMGTHTNARVAIKRAITEVAQSRLTQIHGAREDTTTADLRRVMGYEWMRKQNQHWFDIADSEDLDALDSVSRDNDDFLEDIKYVMTRLRAAGLERVIVVDLTRAEIGVPVVRVIVPGLEMFGVDGERIGERCRNARKQRSRVPGTES; encoded by the coding sequence ATGAAACTGAAGTCCTGCATCAAGGGTTATAAGAAAGGGACGCATCGTGCAGTACCTCCGGAGGAGACTTGTGCTCGTGTGGATCCCACGTTGCCCGTGGCCGGTGTTACCCGCGTTGCGGACATAACCGGTCTGGATAGAATCGGGATACCGGTATTCTCAAGCATACGACCAACCGCAGAGGGCGGCGCCATTTCGGTGTATAACGGCAAAGGAACGACGGCGGCGGAGGCGAAAGTGTCCGCAATGATGGAGGCTGTGGAACGGTACTCCGCGGAAATCGGCGATCAGGAACTCCTTGTGGATAGCTATGCAGGACTTTGTGAGCGTGAGCAGGGGCGTGGGCACGAGAACGTGTTAAAACCGCGAGAGTTGATTCTTCCCGATTACGTGCGGGACATCGAGGATGTCCGTATCCCGTGGGTGGAAGGTTATGATTTGATGAATGATGAGGAGATATACGTGCCTGCGAACGCGGTATTCCATCCCTTACCTGCTCGATACGATAAGGTCAGACTGTTCCGGACGAACACGAACGGGCTGGCGGGCGGAAACGAGCTGGAGGAGGCGATTTTTCACGGGCTTGCTGAGGTGATCGAACGTGACGCGTGGTCTCTGGTGGAAATAACGCGCAGGCCGGGCCCTGCTGTGGACGTAGACGGCGGTGATATCCGCGTGCTCATCGATAAATTCCTGAATGCTGAGGTCTCCGTGCTTGTGCGGGACATAACGAGTGACATCGGTATACCTACATTTGCGGCCGTCTCGGACGATATCATGCTGAAAGATCCCACGCTGCTCACCATCGGGATGGGTACGCATACGAATGCGCGTGTCGCGATAAAGCGAGCGATTACGGAGGTCGCACAGAGCAGGCTCACGCAAATCCACGGTGCGAGAGAAGATACGACCACTGCAGATCTGAGGCGCGTGATGGGCTATGAGTGGATGCGAAAGCAGAACCAGCACTGGTTCGATATAGCGGATAGCGAGGATTTGGATGCGCTGGATTCCGTTTCGCGAGATAACGATGATTTTCTCGAGGATATAAAATACGTAATGACCCGGTTACGGGCTGCGGGATTAGAGCGCGTGATCGTGGTGGATTTAACGCGAGCGGAGATTGGCGTGCCCGTAGTGCGAGTGATCGTGCCGGGTCTGGAGATGTTTGGCGTTGACGGTGAGCGGATAGGGGAGAGGTGCAGAAATGCACGAAAGCAACGTAGTCGTGTTCCTGGGACCGAGTCTTGA
- a CDS encoding HesA/MoeB/ThiF family protein, with protein MSSIRGLRGVDAVAVAAVDEVELARYARQIKIFGEEGQRKLKRATVTIAGAGGLGSVSATYLTVAGVGRIQVIDDDTVELSNLNRQILHWEKDIGKSKAESFEEKLSQMNSDVDVVVTGQRIAEENVAEIVGDTDAIVDAMDNFQTRYLLNRVALEKDIPLFHGGVYGFEGQATTIIPGKTACLRCLFPEEYPPETFPILGATCGVIGCIQATEVVKYIVGVGELLTNRLLVWDGLDTRMEEFVVERNLECIDCADFYCADL; from the coding sequence ATGTCTTCTATAAGAGGATTGAGGGGAGTGGATGCGGTGGCTGTTGCTGCGGTAGATGAAGTTGAATTAGCGCGATACGCGAGACAGATAAAGATATTTGGAGAAGAGGGTCAGAGGAAGCTTAAAAGGGCAACAGTTACCATAGCAGGCGCTGGTGGGCTTGGCTCGGTATCCGCGACGTATTTAACGGTTGCTGGAGTTGGAAGGATTCAGGTCATTGATGATGATACAGTAGAGTTGAGCAACTTAAACCGCCAGATATTGCACTGGGAGAAAGATATCGGTAAGAGTAAAGCGGAATCATTCGAAGAGAAGCTCTCCCAGATGAATTCAGACGTGGACGTAGTGGTGACGGGTCAGCGGATAGCAGAAGAGAACGTTGCGGAGATCGTTGGCGATACTGATGCGATCGTTGACGCGATGGACAACTTTCAAACGCGCTACTTGCTCAACCGGGTTGCGTTAGAGAAGGATATACCACTCTTTCACGGTGGGGTGTACGGATTCGAAGGTCAGGCGACCACGATAATACCCGGAAAGACCGCGTGTTTACGGTGCCTCTTCCCAGAAGAGTATCCACCGGAAACGTTCCCGATACTCGGCGCTACCTGCGGCGTTATCGGCTGTATCCAGGCAACCGAGGTGGTGAAATATATAGTAGGCGTGGGAGAGCTGTTGACCAACAGGCTCCTGGTCTGGGATGGTCTGGATACAAGGATGGAGGAGTTTGTGGTCGAGCGGAACCTGGAATGTATCGATTGTGCTGATTTCTACTGTGCTGATTTATAA
- a CDS encoding NifU family protein yields the protein MIEEVKEVIEKEIKPLLALEGGSIELVSVDDGVVKVQLQGACAGCPMSQFTLVNFVEATLKARIPEVKKVISASDPREQWETIMRR from the coding sequence ATGATCGAAGAAGTGAAGGAAGTAATCGAGAAAGAGATAAAGCCATTATTAGCGCTGGAGGGTGGCAGCATCGAACTGGTGAGCGTGGATGACGGTGTGGTGAAGGTTCAGTTACAAGGCGCATGTGCAGGCTGTCCAATGAGCCAATTCACGCTGGTGAACTTCGTCGAAGCGACGCTGAAAGCCCGGATTCCGGAAGTGAAGAAAGTAATCTCGGCCAGCGATCCCAGAGAGCAGTGGGAAACGATAATGAGGCGGTGA
- a CDS encoding GMC family oxidoreductase, with translation MRAIVVGSGAGGATVAKELSAKGMEVLLLEKGPETDGKDAAQCYANVGADVEILRTCCLGGTTMVSGGNGVRVLEKELRVLGLDLQEEFAEAERELGVRTLPDSHFGDGTRRIMATAEKLGFIVEKMPKFIDPAKCVPCGKCASGCPHSAKWSALAFVKEAERNGATVLTDRSVDDVLLKKGDVIGVISKDKVLSADIVVLAAGALETPRLLKKQGLPTTPNLFVDTFVTIGGVLDGIKQNKEVTMNALISFEDFILSPHFSKHLVKRMEEKRVRASQEDVLGLMVKIKDEEVGAVDDDVEKGIKNRDAARIAEGTAIAGALLEEAGADPKTFVSTPLRGAHPGGTARIGEAVDKDLATEINGLYVADASVLPASPGAPPILTIVALAKYLSKIILARS, from the coding sequence ATGCGGGCAATAGTTGTGGGCTCGGGCGCCGGTGGAGCTACGGTAGCAAAGGAGCTATCTGCCAAAGGCATGGAGGTACTCCTTCTAGAGAAAGGCCCAGAAACAGACGGAAAAGACGCCGCTCAATGCTATGCAAATGTTGGCGCCGACGTAGAAATTCTGAGGACCTGCTGTTTAGGTGGTACCACTATGGTATCAGGGGGAAACGGCGTGCGGGTTCTGGAAAAGGAGTTAAGGGTGCTGGGGCTCGATCTGCAAGAGGAGTTCGCGGAAGCGGAGCGAGAGCTTGGCGTACGAACCCTTCCCGATTCGCACTTCGGCGACGGCACCAGAAGGATCATGGCGACTGCTGAGAAGCTTGGATTCATCGTGGAGAAGATGCCGAAGTTCATTGATCCTGCGAAATGCGTACCGTGCGGTAAGTGCGCATCCGGCTGCCCGCACAGTGCGAAATGGAGTGCACTCGCTTTTGTAAAGGAGGCGGAACGGAACGGTGCAACGGTACTAACAGATCGGTCGGTAGATGACGTACTACTAAAAAAAGGCGACGTCATTGGTGTGATAAGCAAGGATAAGGTCCTTTCAGCCGATATCGTCGTGCTCGCCGCAGGCGCGTTGGAAACGCCACGGCTGCTTAAGAAGCAGGGACTGCCGACCACGCCAAACCTCTTCGTTGACACCTTCGTCACTATCGGCGGCGTTCTCGACGGAATAAAACAGAACAAGGAAGTGACAATGAATGCTCTTATATCCTTTGAGGATTTCATCTTGTCTCCTCATTTTTCCAAGCATTTAGTGAAGAGAATGGAAGAGAAAAGGGTAAGGGCCTCTCAGGAGGACGTACTCGGGCTAATGGTGAAGATAAAGGATGAAGAAGTAGGAGCGGTGGATGACGACGTGGAGAAAGGTATAAAGAATAGGGATGCAGCTCGGATCGCAGAGGGGACGGCTATTGCAGGCGCGCTATTAGAAGAAGCCGGTGCCGATCCAAAGACCTTTGTCTCCACTCCGTTACGGGGCGCGCATCCTGGCGGTACAGCGCGAATCGGCGAAGCGGTCGATAAAGACCTGGCAACCGAGATAAACGGGCTGTACGTCGCGGACGCATCAGTGCTTCCCGCATCGCCCGGTGCCCCGCCTATACTGACGATCGTCGCCCTGGCTAAATACCTCTCGAAGATCATCCTCGCTCGCTCATAA
- a CDS encoding adenylate kinase family protein, translating to MIVAITGTPGTGKTSVCKACGLDCMDLNSVIAENGFYTGVDSQRGSLIADLDKLDEYVRHKEEGRLLVIEGHLAHLLKPDVTLVLRANPAVLIERLKQKGFPPQKIQENVEAETLDIILAEAVELCDIVYEVDTTDKSVEDVAAVVRAIIDAEVEREEEEESGSERREALRETYKPGSVDWTRFIEQVFALDGT from the coding sequence ATGATCGTCGCTATCACGGGGACGCCCGGTACGGGAAAGACAAGTGTGTGCAAAGCATGTGGACTTGACTGTATGGATCTGAATAGCGTCATAGCGGAGAACGGTTTTTATACCGGTGTGGATTCCCAAAGGGGATCTCTAATTGCGGATCTCGATAAGCTGGACGAATACGTGCGGCATAAAGAAGAAGGACGGTTGTTAGTAATAGAGGGCCACTTAGCGCATCTTCTGAAGCCTGATGTCACACTCGTGCTGCGTGCCAATCCTGCGGTGCTTATTGAGCGGCTGAAGCAGAAGGGCTTTCCACCGCAGAAGATTCAGGAGAACGTGGAAGCGGAAACGCTGGATATTATACTGGCGGAAGCGGTAGAGCTGTGCGACATTGTTTATGAAGTGGATACAACGGATAAGAGCGTAGAAGACGTGGCTGCTGTAGTGCGCGCGATTATTGATGCTGAGGTGGAGCGTGAAGAAGAAGAAGAAAGCGGAAGCGAGAGAAGGGAAGCGCTCAGAGAGACGTACAAGCCCGGGTCGGTGGATTGGACGCGCTTCATCGAGCAGGTTTTCGCGCTCGACGGCACCTAA
- a CDS encoding PGF-CTERM sorting domain-containing protein, with protein MKTKMIGITLAIIMLASIFGAMVPTSARTTATDIVLGDTVYIGEQGLTFGATGALEGVPGTTTEDASPIALSAGMTVPSTIKGKYFVDANSNSVLDAGEFYVFIDEATITGDVILNSAAQDSIAGKTVPTSSEIVFKVQANIGDKIPGGLVDITLTDPDGVQVPSVDGQTMSDIPILGSSMFIGDPAPTVTAPAPYGDALDLTGMKLGTYKVTFKLDKTSCNLLSASSATMEFTIRSEDLSIEATDDTVAKGKDMVLVVNGNPSTNYYLIVTDVKEAEPPAVKLAGDVKVLDATGAASESGTTPNLAAWVKTGSDGIADVKISTTGCDARTYKIKVYAATYPAYGNFDKDATVTKTDDADVKVAVEKASVTFDVPTKVIIGEELEINGAISAGSKVDVIVKDQTIVSNDKAVDESKEFTVKWDTSGATTGSYTVEVYIDKPALGALLTDYNGVDPDGKTTVRLIEPGLSAEQARNVIAEDDDYTIMGTATGVSSVDYILVGPKGWKKTGTGMGVVNGLVKASATVTDDEFEEDEAMIEGLDTGVWVAVVLSPGRDGVYQTGDPAGALDLTGLVAEGKNQQQILEIVEEKFTEAGSDDIMKTLSFKVESGYVRLDPVATVGVGDPLNITGTTNREPDTTITLSTFAGPTDLLALTDVVWDDADTGTFSATIDTSDAAEGTYTLEADDGDGNTDTVTVTIGAAAPTAAPTAAPTAAPTAAPTAAPTPVATPTAAPTAAPTPTPEEPGFEAVFAIAGLLAVAYLVLRIKK; from the coding sequence ATGAAAACAAAGATGATAGGCATTACACTAGCAATAATTATGCTCGCTTCGATCTTCGGCGCTATGGTGCCGACGAGCGCACGCACAACAGCTACCGATATAGTACTAGGTGACACTGTGTATATCGGCGAGCAAGGGCTTACTTTCGGCGCTACAGGCGCACTGGAAGGTGTTCCTGGTACCACGACCGAAGATGCATCTCCAATAGCACTTTCAGCAGGCATGACGGTACCATCCACAATCAAAGGTAAATACTTTGTAGATGCTAATTCCAACAGTGTGTTAGATGCCGGCGAGTTCTATGTATTCATAGACGAAGCCACCATTACGGGAGATGTCATATTGAATTCAGCAGCGCAGGATTCCATAGCTGGAAAGACTGTTCCAACAAGCTCGGAAATAGTATTCAAAGTACAGGCGAATATCGGCGATAAAATACCCGGAGGCTTGGTTGATATCACGCTTACTGACCCTGATGGCGTGCAAGTCCCAAGTGTCGATGGACAAACAATGAGTGACATCCCGATACTCGGATCCAGCATGTTTATCGGCGATCCGGCACCAACGGTCACAGCGCCAGCACCTTACGGCGATGCATTAGACTTGACAGGCATGAAATTGGGGACGTACAAGGTAACCTTCAAGTTAGATAAGACGAGCTGCAACTTACTCTCCGCTTCATCTGCGACAATGGAATTCACCATTCGCAGTGAAGATCTTTCGATAGAGGCTACAGATGACACCGTTGCAAAAGGGAAGGACATGGTCTTAGTCGTTAACGGAAACCCGAGCACTAACTATTACCTTATAGTGACCGATGTAAAGGAGGCGGAACCTCCCGCGGTAAAACTGGCAGGTGATGTTAAGGTACTAGATGCTACCGGGGCTGCATCTGAATCAGGAACGACACCTAACTTGGCAGCATGGGTAAAGACCGGTTCAGACGGTATTGCCGATGTGAAGATCTCGACAACGGGCTGTGACGCGCGAACCTATAAGATAAAGGTGTATGCGGCAACCTATCCCGCGTATGGTAACTTCGATAAAGACGCAACGGTAACCAAAACAGACGACGCAGATGTCAAAGTGGCCGTAGAGAAGGCATCGGTGACCTTTGACGTGCCGACGAAGGTGATCATCGGCGAAGAGCTGGAGATAAACGGTGCGATTAGCGCTGGCAGCAAAGTTGATGTCATCGTAAAAGATCAGACAATTGTATCTAACGACAAGGCTGTAGATGAGAGCAAGGAGTTCACCGTGAAGTGGGATACCTCAGGAGCGACGACCGGTTCGTACACCGTCGAGGTGTACATCGACAAGCCAGCGTTAGGGGCACTCCTTACCGACTACAATGGCGTCGATCCAGACGGCAAAACCACGGTTCGATTAATTGAACCGGGGCTTTCCGCTGAGCAGGCGAGGAATGTGATTGCGGAAGACGATGACTACACCATAATGGGAACAGCAACCGGAGTTTCCTCTGTTGACTATATACTCGTAGGCCCGAAGGGCTGGAAGAAAACAGGGACCGGAATGGGTGTTGTTAACGGTCTAGTTAAAGCATCAGCAACCGTAACCGATGACGAGTTCGAGGAAGACGAGGCCATGATCGAAGGGTTAGACACCGGTGTCTGGGTTGCAGTTGTGCTTTCACCAGGGCGTGATGGCGTGTACCAGACGGGAGATCCAGCCGGCGCGTTAGATCTGACAGGGCTCGTTGCCGAAGGTAAGAACCAGCAACAGATTCTGGAGATAGTCGAGGAGAAATTTACAGAAGCAGGAAGTGACGACATTATGAAGACACTCTCCTTCAAAGTCGAGTCTGGCTACGTGAGATTGGATCCTGTTGCGACCGTAGGAGTTGGAGATCCTTTGAACATAACGGGAACAACCAACAGAGAGCCGGATACCACGATAACCCTTTCGACCTTTGCGGGACCAACCGACTTACTGGCTCTGACAGATGTCGTTTGGGATGATGCGGATACGGGAACGTTCTCCGCAACAATCGACACCTCGGATGCCGCTGAAGGAACATACACTTTAGAGGCAGATGATGGTGATGGCAACACGGATACCGTAACGGTGACCATTGGCGCAGCCGCACCAACCGCAGCACCAACCGCAGCACCAACCGCAGCACCAACCGCAGCACCAACCGCAGCACCAACACCAGTAGCAACACCAACCGCAGCACCAACCGCAGCACCAACACCAACGCCTGAAGAACCAGGCTTCGAAGCGGTGTTCGCCATTGCAGGCTTGTTAGCCGTAGCTTACCTCGTACTGAGGATAAAGAAGTAA
- a CDS encoding type II toxin-antitoxin system HicB family antitoxin, with the protein MKTYIFKVIIEKDFFDDGREAYHVYAPALKEKGAATWGYTKEEAIKNIKEVIQMVVESMLEHHEPLPSEDTASDMVTVSPELRVSVTV; encoded by the coding sequence ATGAAAACATATATCTTCAAGGTAATCATAGAGAAGGACTTTTTTGATGATGGTAGAGAAGCCTATCATGTCTACGCGCCTGCATTAAAAGAGAAAGGTGCTGCTACCTGGGGATATACCAAAGAAGAAGCCATTAAGAACATTAAAGAAGTAATTCAGATGGTAGTAGAAAGCATGCTAGAACACCATGAGCCACTACCAAGCGAAGATACAGCTTCCGATATGGTAACGGTGTCACCGGAGCTCAGGGTATCTGTGACGGTATGA
- a CDS encoding type II toxin-antitoxin system HicA family toxin has translation MSTIDYRRLRSLKAKDLISAVIRDGFEFDRQRGSHHHYYHIDSRRVTISFHSPAETFPPKTLKRIIEEQAEWTEADLRRLQLLK, from the coding sequence ATGAGCACAATTGATTACCGTCGGCTCCGCTCTTTGAAAGCCAAGGATTTAATTAGTGCTGTGATAAGGGACGGTTTTGAATTTGACCGGCAAAGGGGTAGTCACCATCACTACTATCATATTGACAGCCGGCGAGTAACTATTTCTTTCCACTCTCCCGCAGAAACTTTTCCACCAAAAACGTTAAAGCGCATAATTGAAGAGCAGGCAGAGTGGACTGAAGCGGACCTTCGGCGTTTACAGCTTCTTAAATAA
- a CDS encoding DUF1847 domain-containing protein, protein MNCANCREKACAKGKDCTEIAEEAKTAYEEDAAEVLKSLRVSARIESRYYMKKTRIEELMLYAREMGYTKVGVAFCIGLETEAEKLCTILSQHFEVSSVCCKVCGIDKSHYELERLHKASAVTNRRVTGTETIQEVEAMCNPIGQALILNKEKTELNVILGLCIGHDLLFTRYSDAPVTTFAVKDRVLAHNPLGALYSGYYLSKLREPARE, encoded by the coding sequence ATGAACTGTGCGAACTGCAGAGAGAAAGCGTGTGCGAAAGGCAAGGACTGTACGGAAATTGCAGAAGAAGCGAAAACGGCATACGAAGAAGATGCAGCAGAAGTCTTGAAGTCGCTGCGCGTTTCCGCGCGTATTGAATCGCGCTATTATATGAAGAAGACCCGCATAGAGGAGTTGATGCTCTACGCACGAGAGATGGGCTATACAAAGGTGGGTGTTGCCTTTTGTATCGGGCTTGAAACAGAGGCAGAAAAACTCTGTACTATTCTCTCACAACATTTCGAAGTCTCTTCGGTCTGCTGCAAGGTCTGCGGAATTGACAAATCTCACTACGAGCTGGAGCGGCTCCACAAGGCGAGTGCCGTTACTAACCGAAGAGTAACCGGCACAGAGACGATACAAGAAGTAGAAGCAATGTGCAATCCAATCGGGCAGGCACTCATTTTGAACAAGGAAAAGACCGAGTTAAACGTCATTTTAGGTTTGTGCATAGGACACGACCTTCTGTTTACCCGCTACTCAGACGCGCCGGTAACGACCTTTGCGGTAAAAGATCGTGTGCTCGCTCACAACCCGCTTGGGGCTCTATACTCAGGATATTATCTCAGCAAGCTGCGAGAACCTGCACGTGAATAA